Proteins found in one Ischnura elegans chromosome 11, ioIscEleg1.1, whole genome shotgun sequence genomic segment:
- the LOC124167965 gene encoding insulin-like growth factor-binding protein complex acid labile subunit: protein MSAALKCSGFNVIMGKRYFYIVLIVISIIGCTSQKSSTYGEDGEMNGFHCKADPRCLCFKVRNLGYYEMFCEDKVVLSRIMVTNISVHYVMKCNAKTEVDPYHYLSMIIFANFPSYKYTVANNADLVVLTCSAPSSNQSVLLGDESSGSVGGWRDLPLEKITILCEKSETLHFSMHHWSALKRLKVLTIICPKLSMLDEVLFSGISKRLERLHIKKTGIQNLSERFFSDMKMMKTLDLRRNKLRSIRRNFLISMRSLEDLYLGENEIEIIDDDIFLKTENLTNLDLEKNSLTTLPTSLCGLKKLETLYAGFNRIRFIPQKCLNGLQSLIRFTLHGNKLVTLELPLVSRTLTTYKLLGSDRKFPNSSLILEQSGNLTKAWIGWSSIQHLHLDNNSLSSLPDKAFYGMLNLEHLNVSSNNIAYLPENTFSRNRNLTVLLASNNLFTNIPATLLKNKTRLLTLDLSYNLIETLDLDFFSDSPSLCYIHINNNSIRHLPDKIFRPFKAQNGTCKEFAVDMSRNRLEDVPELSIPGLTHLNLSENHLTLIKPDMFTQTPRLLEVNLSRNLIHTIENPRELDERKVLFSKYLVNLQVIDLSSNQLTVLPKLSAVVTTLKHLNLSGNYITELVPKPKIPGALSTNLALETFDVSRNRLVSVAFFWLWDSGTTKHVDFSHNRIQLGECIAHMHKERAVWGCLSFPSAVTGLEVVILSHNQITYIPMEFQHYLPNLRFVDLSHNKIKRLWYGDLLFTSLQEMLDLESFRLKYIRKYDPMALFNSFPGSRNLTIDLRHNSIASLQLPDDKIGVIVPGCDMDSKFSRVKLLLGHNPFVCDCEVFKLLRYASKEIRPMSALERLNGELLVVPAVIDIHDLRCSKPDSVNGKAVADVSSWAYHLLPLIGFCGNGTGVPTAPGHKSTSSTEAEATVEPPA, encoded by the exons ATGTCTGCAGCTCTAAAGTGCAGTGGCTTCAATGTGATCATGGGAAAGAGATACTTTTACATCGTTTTAATCGTGATATCTATCATTGGTTGCACTTCCCAAAAATCATCGACTTATGGAGAAGACGGAGAAATGAATGGCTTCCATTGTAAAGCTGATCCAAGATGTCTCTGTTTTAAAGTGAGGAATTTGGGATATTATGAAATGTTCTGCGAAGACAAGGTTGTATTAAGCCGAATAAtggtcactaatatatctgtacACTATGTAATGAAATGCAATGCAAAAACAGAGGTGGACCCTTATCACTACCTCTCCATGATTATATTCGCCAACTTCCCGTCGTATAAGTATACGGTCGCAAATAACGCCGACTTGGTGGTGTTGACTTGCTCAGCTCCGTCTAGTAATCAATCAGTCCTACTAGGAGATGAGAGTTCTGGTTCCGTCGGTGGCTGGAGGGACCTTCCactggaaaaaataacaatactcTGCGAGAAGTCAGAAACTCTTCACTTTTCCATGCATCATTGGAGTGCCTTGAAAAGGCTCAAGGTACTCACTATAATCTGTCCGAAATTGTCGATGCTTGACGAAGTGCTTTTCTCGGGGATATCAAAACGCCTCGAACGCCTTCACATAAAAAAAACGGGaatacaaaatttatcagaaagaTTTTTCTCGGACATGAAAATGATGAAGACGTTAGATCTTCGCCGAAATAAGCTCAGATCAATTAGACGTAATTTTTTGATCAGCATGAGGAGTTTAGAAGACCTCTATCTAGGTGAAAACGAGATAGAAATCATTGacgatgatatttttctcaaaacgGAGAATTTGACTAATCTCGATTTAGAAAAAAACTCACTCACAACATTACCGACGAGTTTATGCGggttaaaaaaacttgaaactctgTATGCAGGCTTCAACAGGATCAGGTTCATACCTCAAAAGTGTTTAAACGGTCTCCAATCCCTGATTAGGTTTACCCTTCACGGCAACAAACTTGTAACATTGGAACTCCCATTGGTTAGCAGAACACTCACCACCTACAAACTATTGGGTTCTGATAGAAAGTTTCCCAACTCATCTTTAATTCTTGAGCAATCAGGAAACTTAACTAAGGCATGGATCGGCTGGTCTTCCATTCAGCATCTTCATCTGGACAATAACTCATTATCGTCTCTGCCGGATAAAGCCTTTTACGGAATGCTCAACCTTGAACACTTGAATGTATCCAGCAACAACATTGCGTATTTGCCTGAAAACACATTCTCCCGGAACAGAAATCTGACCGTACTCCTGGCTTCGAACAATCTCTTCACCAACATTCCGGCGacattgttgaaaaacaaaaccAGACTGCTCACACTGGACCTCTCCTACAATCTCATTGAGACTCTAGACTTGGATTTCTTCAGTGATTCACCTTCATTATGCTACATACATATCAACAACAACAG CATCCGACATTTGCCAGACAAGATATTTCGACCATTCAAAGCACAGAACGGGACATGTAAAGAGTTTGCTGTCGATATGAGCAGAAATCGTCTAGAGGATGTACCGGAATTGTCGATTCCGGGGTTGACGCACCTAAACCTATCCGAAAATCATCTGACTTTGATCAAACCCGATATGTTTACGCAAACACCACGTCTGCTGGAGGTCAACCTGTCCCGCAACCTCATTCATACCATAGAAAATCCAAGGGAGCTTGACGAACGTAAAGTTCTCTTCAGCAAGTACTTGGTCAATTTGCAAGTTATCGACCTTTCATCAAACCAATTAACAGTTTTGCCCAAACTTTCGGCCGTCGTGACAACCTTAAAACACCTCAATCTCAGCGGTAACTATATCACGGAGTTAGTGCCTAAACCTAAAATACCAGGGGCACTTTCAACTAATCTCGCATTGGAGACGTTTGACGTGTCGAGAAACCGTTTGGTGTCGGTTGCATTCTTCTGGCTCTGGGACTCCGGGACGACGAAACACGTGGATTTCTCCCACAACCGCATCCAGCTGGGAGAATGCATCGCGCACATGCACAAAGAAAGGGCTGTGTGGGGCTGCCTTTCCTTCCCGAGTGCAGTGACAGGACTGGAG GTGGTCATACTATCCCACAATCAAATTACCTACATACCCATGGAATTCCAGCACTATCTGCCAAACCTGCGTTTCGTCGACCTAAGCCACAACAAAATCAAACGACTGTGGTACGGGGATCTTCTATTCACCAGTCTCCAGGAAATGTTGGACCTCGAATCGTTCCGGCTGAAATACATTAGAAAATATGATCCGATGGCCTTGTTCAATAGTTTTCCAGGCTCGAGAAATCTAACGATCGACCTCAGACACAACTCAATTGCTTCCCTGCAACTCCCGGACGATAAG atTGGGGTAATAGTCCCAGGCTGTGACATGGACAGCAAGTTCTCCCGCGTCAAATTACTTCTGGGACACAACCCTTTCGTTTGCGACTGCGAGGTCTTCAAGCTCCTGCGGTACGCCTCCAAGGAAATAAGGCCAATGTCTGCGTTGGAGAGACTCAATGGAGAATTGCTCGTAGTGCCAGCGGTCATCGACATACACGACCTCCGTTGCTC GAAGCCGGATTCGGTCAATGGGAAAGCGGTCGCGGATGTGAGTTCTTGGGCTTACCATTTATTGCCCCTGATTGGATTTTGTGGGAATGGCACTGGAGTTCCAACAGCGCCGGGACACAAGTCAACCAGTTCCACCGAAGCAGAAGCAACGGTTGAACCACCGGCATAA